A region of Kribbella sp. NBC_01245 DNA encodes the following proteins:
- a CDS encoding LacI family DNA-binding transcriptional regulator, which yields MATNSRTKRAPVLDDVARLAGVSVPTVSRVLTGSKPVSPEVEQRVRRAIDKIGYRPNGAARMLVSGRRSLVSVIAGGTASYGYARTIEGIEHAARKASMDVGITVIDSARPEAVAATIDQVLVQPVAGTIILEFDRPGLAVIEAMPAGVPTVVAGGGSRRTGPRAYALIDERAGGREVTSYLLSLGHKTVHHVAGPTMGKHSGRTDGWRAALKAAGAKVPEIMHATWEPRSGYACGEQIARRRDVTAVLCGSDDIAAGVLRALLDIQVRVPEDISVAGFDDQPYVEMLRPALTTVRQDFNDLGARSFDALARLLAGVRDVPTSVATPSLVIRESTAAVRARRR from the coding sequence ATGGCAACGAATTCGCGGACCAAGCGCGCACCCGTTCTCGACGATGTCGCGCGGCTTGCGGGTGTCTCGGTGCCAACCGTCTCGCGGGTGCTGACCGGGTCGAAACCGGTCAGCCCGGAGGTCGAGCAGCGGGTGCGGCGCGCCATCGACAAGATCGGCTACCGGCCGAACGGCGCCGCCCGCATGCTCGTCTCGGGCCGGCGGTCGCTGGTCTCGGTCATCGCCGGAGGTACCGCGAGCTACGGTTACGCGAGAACGATCGAGGGCATCGAGCACGCCGCCCGGAAGGCGTCGATGGACGTCGGGATCACGGTGATCGACTCCGCCAGGCCCGAGGCGGTGGCGGCGACGATCGACCAGGTGCTCGTGCAGCCGGTGGCGGGCACGATCATTCTCGAGTTCGACCGGCCTGGGCTGGCCGTGATCGAGGCGATGCCGGCCGGCGTTCCGACCGTGGTCGCGGGTGGCGGTTCGCGCCGTACCGGTCCGCGGGCGTATGCGTTGATCGATGAGCGAGCGGGTGGGCGTGAGGTCACGTCGTACCTGCTGAGTCTGGGCCACAAGACCGTGCATCACGTCGCCGGTCCAACGATGGGGAAGCACTCCGGTCGCACCGACGGCTGGCGGGCTGCCCTCAAGGCGGCCGGGGCCAAGGTCCCCGAGATCATGCACGCCACCTGGGAGCCGCGCAGCGGATATGCCTGCGGGGAGCAGATCGCCAGACGGCGCGATGTGACCGCCGTGCTGTGCGGCAGTGACGACATCGCCGCGGGCGTCCTCCGGGCCTTGCTGGACATCCAGGTCCGGGTGCCCGAGGACATATCGGTCGCGGGCTTCGACGACCAGCCGTACGTCGAGATGCTGCGTCCCGCGCTCACCACCGTCCGGCAGGACTTCAACGACCTCGGCGCTCGCTCGTTCGACGCGTTGGCCCGCCTTCTGGCCGGTGTCCGGGACGTTCCGACCTCCGTCGCCACGCCGTCCCTCGTCATCCGTGAGTCCACGGCCGCCGTGCGGGCGCGCCGCCGGTGA
- a CDS encoding glycoside hydrolase family 36 protein, producing the protein MNVPIFQWGNDGLRLHIAHGEHEPPRLLALTIPGDQDPDPGTLLRSALPVVEVALAGGGRHGTSGKRHVDGLAGLGLRLVTWQQHVDDGVHRLLLDLADRDHGLEVKVHYSIANGVPALHTWAEVSATTGSVVLDYVSSFTLSGLGQDRRWEDELALWQAANPWSGEFRWRSASLAELGLYDVGMVAYDQTGSKNRIAVTSTGSWSTSERLPMGLLEDQRTGRLLGWQIEHNGAWHYELGDRYDAVYLTASGPTAAEHQWSQRLEPGETFRTVPATVVLGNDLEGVVAALTAHRRRIRRPHADTTQAPIIYNDFLNGLMADPTTERELPLIEAAAELGAEVFCIDAGWYDDEGGGWWDAVGEWTPSVNRFPDGGLGALINRIRAAGLRPGLWLEPEVVGVRSPIARSLPDAAFFQRDGQRLTEWGRHQLDLRHPAAKAHLDGVVDRLMAEFGLAYLKLDYNIDIGAGTDVGGSIGAGLLEHNRAYLAWVSELMDRHPGLTVEGCSAGGSRTDGASGAVFPIQSLTDQQNFRLMPPIVAASPLAITPEQAGVWASVDGSMSDEELAFSLITSLLFRVHLAGRIDTLSTAQRAVVREALSTYRELRSTVSTGTPWWPLGLPAWRDEWIAVGRRTGDELLLAVWRRDGDAKLTLPLDAAREVEVLYPRWGGEIVDVVTNARGEHALEIALPASHSARLLRLY; encoded by the coding sequence ATGAATGTGCCGATCTTTCAATGGGGCAACGACGGCCTGCGCCTGCACATCGCCCATGGCGAGCACGAGCCGCCACGCCTGCTCGCCTTGACGATTCCCGGCGACCAGGACCCTGATCCAGGCACCCTCCTACGCTCCGCCCTGCCCGTTGTCGAGGTCGCTCTGGCCGGCGGCGGACGGCACGGTACGTCGGGCAAGCGCCACGTCGATGGATTGGCAGGGCTTGGCCTCCGGCTGGTCACCTGGCAGCAACACGTGGATGACGGAGTCCATCGGTTGCTGCTCGATCTCGCCGACCGGGACCACGGCCTCGAGGTGAAGGTCCACTACTCGATCGCGAACGGCGTACCCGCTCTCCACACCTGGGCGGAGGTCAGCGCGACGACCGGCAGCGTCGTACTGGACTATGTCTCGAGTTTCACCCTGTCGGGCCTTGGCCAGGACCGGCGGTGGGAGGACGAGCTGGCGTTGTGGCAGGCCGCGAACCCTTGGAGTGGTGAGTTCCGCTGGCGTTCCGCGTCGCTGGCCGAGCTCGGTCTGTACGACGTCGGCATGGTCGCCTACGACCAGACCGGGTCCAAGAACCGCATCGCTGTGACGAGCACCGGCAGCTGGTCGACCTCCGAACGGCTACCGATGGGGCTGCTGGAGGATCAACGCACGGGCCGGTTGCTCGGCTGGCAGATCGAGCACAACGGCGCCTGGCACTACGAACTCGGCGATCGGTACGACGCGGTCTATCTCACCGCTTCTGGGCCGACAGCCGCCGAGCACCAGTGGTCGCAGCGCCTGGAACCGGGCGAGACCTTCCGGACCGTCCCGGCGACCGTTGTCCTCGGCAACGACCTCGAAGGCGTAGTGGCAGCCCTCACCGCGCACCGCCGCCGGATCCGCCGCCCGCATGCCGACACCACGCAGGCACCGATCATCTACAACGACTTCCTCAACGGGCTGATGGCCGATCCGACGACCGAGCGCGAGTTGCCGCTGATCGAGGCGGCCGCCGAGCTCGGTGCGGAAGTGTTCTGTATCGACGCCGGCTGGTACGACGATGAGGGTGGCGGCTGGTGGGACGCGGTCGGCGAGTGGACGCCATCCGTCAACCGCTTCCCGGACGGTGGTCTCGGCGCGCTGATCAACCGGATCCGGGCGGCCGGACTGCGACCCGGGCTATGGCTGGAGCCGGAGGTCGTCGGCGTACGGAGTCCGATCGCGCGCTCACTGCCCGATGCGGCGTTCTTCCAGCGGGACGGACAGCGGCTGACCGAGTGGGGCCGGCACCAGCTCGACCTCCGTCATCCCGCCGCAAAGGCGCACCTGGACGGCGTGGTCGATCGGCTGATGGCCGAGTTCGGCCTTGCGTACTTGAAGCTCGACTACAACATCGATATCGGCGCGGGAACGGACGTGGGCGGCAGCATCGGTGCCGGATTGCTCGAGCACAATCGTGCGTACCTGGCCTGGGTGAGCGAGCTGATGGATCGCCATCCCGGGTTGACGGTCGAGGGGTGTTCGGCGGGCGGAAGCCGGACGGATGGAGCGTCAGGCGCGGTCTTCCCGATCCAGTCGCTGACCGACCAGCAGAACTTCCGGCTGATGCCGCCCATCGTCGCCGCCTCGCCACTGGCGATCACCCCGGAACAGGCCGGCGTCTGGGCATCCGTAGACGGATCCATGTCGGATGAGGAACTCGCGTTCTCCCTCATCACCAGCCTCTTGTTCCGCGTTCACCTGGCCGGCCGGATCGACACCCTGTCAACGGCCCAGCGAGCGGTTGTGCGCGAAGCCCTCAGCACCTACCGCGAACTGCGCTCCACGGTGTCAACCGGTACGCCGTGGTGGCCGCTCGGCCTCCCCGCCTGGCGCGACGAGTGGATCGCGGTCGGCCGTCGTACCGGCGATGAGCTGCTCCTGGCCGTCTGGCGGCGCGATGGCGACGCCAAGCTCACCCTTCCCCTCGATGCGGCTCGGGAAGTCGAGGTGCTCTACCCGCGCTGGGGCGGCGAGATCGTCGACGTCGTCACGAACGCACGGGGAGAACACGCACTCGAGATCGCCCTTCCCGCAAGTCACTCGGCACGACTCCTCCGCCTTTATTGA